One Hippocampus zosterae strain Florida chromosome 4, ASM2543408v3, whole genome shotgun sequence genomic window carries:
- the LOC127599358 gene encoding membrane progestin receptor gamma-B-like isoform X1: MLSLMKLPRVVTINQVPKVFHEHSIISGYRYHHSSATDCILSLFQLTNETINIWTHFLPTWYFLWKLVSVVLIQAAWQHPFTWPLVVLIISSCIYPLASSCAHTFNSMSARVRHMCFYLDYGAISLYSLGTAISYSAYVFPDKWVNRFFHQCFVPVALLNSIGCTGLACYSRLGLPFRHHNQDVLKRFPKCHSPRFSKVLRLVAFAYPYLFDHIPLFYRLFLCEGEGCTDNDANVLHYTHIALAFLTGFLFATHLPERLAPGSFDFIGNSHQLFHVFGILGTRFQMMAVEQDMVLRRPWLLDHSLPITFANSLGVTLLCLMVNLSILLLFSLPLLSAKVGQQKKHKRRIKAH; encoded by the exons ATGCTCAGCCTTATGAAATTACCAAGGGTCGTCACCATCAATCAAGTGCCCAAA gTTTTCCATGAGCACAGCATTATCTCCGGTTACCGTTACCACCACAGCTCAGCCACTGACTGCATCTTGAGCCTCTTTCAGCTGACCAATGAGACCATTAACATCTGGACTCACTTTTTGCCTACCTG GTACTTCTTATGGAAACTGGTAAGCGTTGTACTGATACAAGCTGCGTGGCAGCACCCCTTCACCTGGCCTCTGGTGGTCTTAATCATTTCCAGCTGCATATATCCATTGGCATCAAGCTGTGCTCACACCTTCAACAGCATGTCGGCGCGGGTGCGTCACATGTGCTTTTATTTGGACTACGGAGCCATAAGTCTCTACAGCCTGG GTACTGCTATTTCGTATTCAGCTTATGTGTTCCCAGACAAGTGGGTAAACCGCTTCTTCCACCAGTGCTTTGTCCCTGTTGCTCTTCTGAACTCCATCGGATGCACTGGCTTGGCGTGCTACTCCAG GCTTGGATTACCATTTCGTCATCATAATCAGGACGTTTTAAAGAG attCCCCAAATGCCACAGTCCAAGATTCAGTAAAGTGCTCCGTCTTGTTGCTTTTGCCTACCCCTACCTGTTTGACCACATTCCTCTCTTCTACAGG ctgtTCCTATGTGAAGGGGAAGGCTGCACAGACAACGATGCCAATGTCTTGCACTACACCCACATTGCATTGGCTTTCCTCACTGGCTTCCTGTTTGCGACACATTTACCTGAGCGCCTGGCACCTGGCAGCTTTGACTTTATTG GTAACAGCCATCAACTTTTCCATGTCTTTGGCATCCTTGGCACCCGCTTCCAGATGATGGCCGTTGAGCAAGACATGGTATTGCGACGTCCCTGGCTTCTTGACCACTCCCTCCCCATCACCTTTGCCAACTCATTGGGTGTAACTCTACTATGCCTAATGGTCAACCTgagcatcctcctcctcttcagctTACCTCTCCTCTCTGCAAAAGTCGGTCAGCAAAAGAAGCATAAGAGACGGATAAAGGCACATTGA
- the LOC127599358 gene encoding membrane progestin receptor gamma-B-like isoform X3 produces MLSLMKLPRVVTINQVPKVFHEHSIISGYRYHHSSATDCILSLFQLTNETINIWTHFLPTWYCYFVFSLCVPRQVGKPLLPPVLCPCCSSELHRMHWLGVLLQVWLGLPFRHHNQDVLKRFPKCHSPRFSKVLRLVAFAYPYLFDHIPLFYRLFLCEGEGCTDNDANVLHYTHIALAFLTGFLFATHLPERLAPGSFDFIGNSHQLFHVFGILGTRFQMMAVEQDMVLRRPWLLDHSLPITFANSLGVTLLCLMVNLSILLLFSLPLLSAKVGQQKKHKRRIKAH; encoded by the exons ATGCTCAGCCTTATGAAATTACCAAGGGTCGTCACCATCAATCAAGTGCCCAAA gTTTTCCATGAGCACAGCATTATCTCCGGTTACCGTTACCACCACAGCTCAGCCACTGACTGCATCTTGAGCCTCTTTCAGCTGACCAATGAGACCATTAACATCTGGACTCACTTTTTGCCTACCTG GTACTGCTATTTCGTATTCAGCTTATGTGTTCCCAGACAAGTGGGTAAACCGCTTCTTCCACCAGTGCTTTGTCCCTGTTGCTCTTCTGAACTCCATCGGATGCACTGGCTTGGCGTGCTACTCCAGGTATG GCTTGGATTACCATTTCGTCATCATAATCAGGACGTTTTAAAGAG attCCCCAAATGCCACAGTCCAAGATTCAGTAAAGTGCTCCGTCTTGTTGCTTTTGCCTACCCCTACCTGTTTGACCACATTCCTCTCTTCTACAGG ctgtTCCTATGTGAAGGGGAAGGCTGCACAGACAACGATGCCAATGTCTTGCACTACACCCACATTGCATTGGCTTTCCTCACTGGCTTCCTGTTTGCGACACATTTACCTGAGCGCCTGGCACCTGGCAGCTTTGACTTTATTG GTAACAGCCATCAACTTTTCCATGTCTTTGGCATCCTTGGCACCCGCTTCCAGATGATGGCCGTTGAGCAAGACATGGTATTGCGACGTCCCTGGCTTCTTGACCACTCCCTCCCCATCACCTTTGCCAACTCATTGGGTGTAACTCTACTATGCCTAATGGTCAACCTgagcatcctcctcctcttcagctTACCTCTCCTCTCTGCAAAAGTCGGTCAGCAAAAGAAGCATAAGAGACGGATAAAGGCACATTGA
- the LOC127599358 gene encoding membrane progestin receptor gamma-B-like isoform X2, with protein METGKRCTDTSCVAAPLHLASGGLNHFQLHISIGIKLCSHLQQHVGAGASHVLLFGLRSHKSLQPGYCYFVFSLCVPRQVGKPLLPPVLCPCCSSELHRMHWLGVLLQVWLGLPFRHHNQDVLKRFPKCHSPRFSKVLRLVAFAYPYLFDHIPLFYRLFLCEGEGCTDNDANVLHYTHIALAFLTGFLFATHLPERLAPGSFDFIGNSHQLFHVFGILGTRFQMMAVEQDMVLRRPWLLDHSLPITFANSLGVTLLCLMVNLSILLLFSLPLLSAKVGQQKKHKRRIKAH; from the exons ATGGAAACTGGTAAGCGTTGTACTGATACAAGCTGCGTGGCAGCACCCCTTCACCTGGCCTCTGGTGGTCTTAATCATTTCCAGCTGCATATATCCATTGGCATCAAGCTGTGCTCACACCTTCAACAGCATGTCGGCGCGGGTGCGTCACATGTGCTTTTATTTGGACTACGGAGCCATAAGTCTCTACAGCCTGG GTACTGCTATTTCGTATTCAGCTTATGTGTTCCCAGACAAGTGGGTAAACCGCTTCTTCCACCAGTGCTTTGTCCCTGTTGCTCTTCTGAACTCCATCGGATGCACTGGCTTGGCGTGCTACTCCAGGTATG GCTTGGATTACCATTTCGTCATCATAATCAGGACGTTTTAAAGAG attCCCCAAATGCCACAGTCCAAGATTCAGTAAAGTGCTCCGTCTTGTTGCTTTTGCCTACCCCTACCTGTTTGACCACATTCCTCTCTTCTACAGG ctgtTCCTATGTGAAGGGGAAGGCTGCACAGACAACGATGCCAATGTCTTGCACTACACCCACATTGCATTGGCTTTCCTCACTGGCTTCCTGTTTGCGACACATTTACCTGAGCGCCTGGCACCTGGCAGCTTTGACTTTATTG GTAACAGCCATCAACTTTTCCATGTCTTTGGCATCCTTGGCACCCGCTTCCAGATGATGGCCGTTGAGCAAGACATGGTATTGCGACGTCCCTGGCTTCTTGACCACTCCCTCCCCATCACCTTTGCCAACTCATTGGGTGTAACTCTACTATGCCTAATGGTCAACCTgagcatcctcctcctcttcagctTACCTCTCCTCTCTGCAAAAGTCGGTCAGCAAAAGAAGCATAAGAGACGGATAAAGGCACATTGA